The proteins below are encoded in one region of Apium graveolens cultivar Ventura chromosome 4, ASM990537v1, whole genome shotgun sequence:
- the LOC141717925 gene encoding CDT1-like protein a, chloroplastic: protein MMEHIKPEQIKKTVKGENSQNGAEKSGDLNSDILSRTPAKANETLPNKYRRDATELPEKFKTISDFFDRMTTSLRLLNLRKKSPTFRNISTQVEILAQREFLYKHLAQIIYILPEAVKTERILIHNEKTMCMEPEMKVTLVFDIVKGHDEGSDYVALRALFTCRLFNFLFANTESGEIPEAALPEPFNKCNINITADQLPLDSSTVLPPSLGEVKLSKSSNLPSSFSRHFSQKATRETTQLLASPVSLSLTKCDSLKQDDAEPEIESSASCLEFTTSTNSVYLINPPCFSSITCESTPIKIAHEKENLMVETPAQLTPQRSLPSCDVKLKTGSILQKTTSSMSAKRTLDFSYSEGKGRILDFSDAILQHEVAHNTMPGRETTDIVDKETVCLAVPLLKVSSCCPSDNSIVNQSGSPKRQQIFSCLPDTVTIINNIFQCANCTSITREELVHKIIMNALDIVEKREVEEQIDLLEKLVPDWISKKLAPSGDILYNIKKVSDLKSVSERLICI, encoded by the exons ATGATGGAGCACATAAAACCTGAGCAAATTAAAAAAACTGTCAAGGGTGAAAATTCTCAGAATGGAGCAGAGAAGTCAGGTGATCTTAATAGTGATATTTTATCTCGGACACCAGCTAAAGCAAATGAGACTTTACCTAACAAGTACAGAAGGGATGCAACTGAACTTCCAGAAAA ATTTAAGACAATATCAGACTTTTTTGATCGTATGACTACTTCATTGAGGTTGTTAAATCTACGTAAAAAGTCTCCTACTTTTAGGAACATATCCACTCAAGTTGAGATACTCGCTCAAAG GGAGTTCTTATACAAGCATCTTGCACAAATAATATATATCCTTCCTGAAGCTGTGAAGACTGAAAGGATACTGATCCATAACGAGAAGACCATGTGCATGGAGCCAGAGATGAAAGTTACGTTAGTGTTTGATATTGTGAAAGGTCATGATGAGGGTTCTGATTATGTAGCTCTACGTGCATTATTCACTTGTAGGCTCTTCAATTTTCTCTTTGCAAATACTGAG AGTGGCGAAATTCCTGAGGCTGCATTGCCTGAGCCATTCAACAAATGCAATATCAACATAACTGCAGATCAGTTGCCATTGGATTCATCTACAGTACTGCCACCTAGTCTTGGTGAAGTTAAATTATCAAAATCTTCCAACCTACCTTCATCTTTCAGCAGGCATTTCTCTCAGAAGGCAACAAGAGAAACTACTCAACTCTTAGCATCTCCTGTTTCTCTTTCGCTGACTAAATGTGATAGTCTGAAGCAAGATGATGCTGAACCAGAGATAGAGTCTTCTGCTTCATGCTTAGAATTCACCACTTCCACAAATTCAGTCTACTTAATTAATCCCCCATGCTTTAGCTCCATTACATGTGAAAGCACCCCTATAAAGATAGCACATGAAAAAGAAAATTTAATGGTCGAAACACCTGCACAACTGACACCTCAGAGATCATTGCCTAGTTGTGATGTCAAATTAAAGACAGGATCGATATTGCAAAAGACAACAAGCAGTATGTCTGCTAAAAGGACTTTGGATTTTTCCTACTCGGAAGGTAAGGGCAGAATACTCGATTTCAGTGATGCCATTTTGCAGCATGAAGTTGCACATAATACGATGCCCGGAAGAGAAACAACTGATATTGTGGATAAGGAGACTGTTTGTTTGGCTGTTCCTCTTCTAAAG GTCAGTAGCTGCTGCCCCTCCGATAATAGCATTGTCAATCAAAGTGGATCACCAAAGCGCCAGCAGATTTTCTCCTGCCTTCCGGACACAGTGACTATCATTAATAATATTTTCCAGTGTGCCAACTGTACTTCAATCACCAGGGAGGAACTTGTGCATAAAATTATCATGAATGCTCTTGATATTGTTGAGAAAA GAGAGGTTGAAGAACAAATAGATCTACTTGAAAAGCTTGTTCCAGATTGGATTAGCAAGAAGTTGGCTCCGAGCGGTGACATCTTGTACAA TATTAAGAAAGTGTCTGATCTGAAGTCCGTCTCAGAAAGGCTCATTTGCATTTAA